In Setaria italica strain Yugu1 chromosome IX, Setaria_italica_v2.0, whole genome shotgun sequence, the genomic stretch AGGGAAGCGGAGGCGGCATGAGCTGGGGACGGACCAAGGGCGGGAATTGGCTGGCCTCGGGGAGACGGGGGCTGACGGGGACACGACCCGTTTCTACTGATTGATTGAAGTACTTGAGAAATGATTTGAGTTATCTCGCTTTTTGTTGGGGGACAATAGCTTCAAAATGGGCGTCAGTATCTGGATTCGACGCAACTGTAAATCCACATCAGCATTTGGAGTGGGATTGAATAGCCGGGGACCTCCGGTTTTTAGCGAACTGCAAATGTCCTAGATTTcgaatccaaaaaaaaaaacacgcaTCTACAATTTATGATATTATCGCAAAAGCGAATTGCCATAGAGAGAATTTAAACCTCAACTTTTGCGAATGGATTGTTTCGAAAGTTTTCAAAACTTCAGAACGTTTGCATGGAGGACCTGAACTAACTTCCTCTAGCAGTCCAGCCCCAAGGTCCCCGGGGTCTCTGCCTGCTGCAGCTCCAACCTAAAATTGACCAGGACAGTTTTCTAAGCTGCGATTCACAGCTATGCTCCAACGAGCAGGCCCACATTCACCCTGAACAGTTTATTCCTATTCGGGTAAATAGTCTGGCCGAGAACATCCAACAGCCTAACTAACATACATCACCTTGCACcaccaaaagaaaaggtgaacaTAAATCATAACTGCAGAACCCAGCAAAGATATTCTCATTGAGATTGTCATCAACCAATGACGACATGGCCAACAGCATGTATCATGATAAAGTAAAAGCCGAGAGTCGGCGACGTCCAAATGTACGGAAAATAAATATCATTGCAGGACATCCCGTGTCTAAAGTACGATTAGTTTTAAACACATGACTGACACAACTGATATCAAACACGACCCAGAACCAACCCAACAAGACACCTAGCTGTATAGATCGTCATCATCCGCTCCGCCTGTGGAAGCAAAAGGAtcggctgcagctgcaggacCAGCGGTCGTGGACTGCTCCGAGAAGCGGAACTCGCTGCCAAACCCACGGGACTGCTGCAATGTCTGGGCGAACGCCTGGTACTTGCGGATATCGGCATCGCTGACACTGCGACGGGCGTACTTCATTGACTCCTCAAAGTGAGCTGCCTTGATTTCAGCAATGTCATCgacttcatcctcctccattgcCTCAGGGTTGTCCTTTCTCCGCCTTTCCCTCTCAATATCCTGAAAAACATATTCATCCAGATTAGTCACAAGCAATTTATTCATATGAAAATAATAAGGCCTTAAAATAAAATGGCTGCAATTCTACAAAAACTTAGCTAGAAGACATGATCATTCACAAAGCTACAATGTACTAAATTGGCAAGTACATCTTGCTAAAATGTCTGACCAGTTCATGATCAGATGTAATCTGTGAAATAATTTCTATATTCAGAGCATAACTGATTAGGTTTGCGTTCAGAGAACTGTTAAGAGGAAGTTACCTTCTCGATATTCTCTCTGATGGCATATTTAACTGCACGCTGGCAAATTTCTGTGATATCTGCACCACTGAACCCTTGGGTGTACTTGGCAAGAGCATTCAAGTCCACTTCCTTCGCCACAGGGGACTTCCTAAGGCAGGCCTTGAAGATCTGGAGCCTAGACTGCTCATCGGGCAGTGGAATGTAGATCAGCTGGTCAAGACGGCCTGGCCTAAGCAGTGCTGGATCGATGATATCAGGCCTGTTTGTAGCCCCAATAATGAACACGGTTTTCTTGGCATTCATGCCATCCATCTCTGTCAAAAGCTGATTAAGCACTCTATCAGCTGCGCCTCCAGCATCACCTACACTGCTTCCTCTCTGCAACATGGCATTAACTGTAAGGTATAGAAAACATGTCACCAAACCTAAAGAGCTATGGTAGGATGGGTATGGacctgagtagcaatcgagtCAAGTTCATCAAAGAAGAGGACACAGGGGGCAGACTGGCGAGCCTTGTCGAAGATTTCACGGACATTGGCTTCACTCTCACCAAACCACATGGTCAGCAACTCAGGACCCTTGACACTGATGAAGTTGGCCTGGCACTCATTGGCAATTGCCTTAGCCAACAAGGTCTTACCACAACCAGGAGGGCCATAGAACAGAACCCCTTTGGATGGAGACATGCCAAACTTCTCGAACTTCTCTGGGTGCTCCACAGGGTATTGAACAGTCTGCATCAATTGAGAAACGTTATCAAATTGCTGGTACACAACAATAGCAAGATCACATTATAAGGTCAATTAGCATCTATTTACCTCCTGGAGCTCCCTCTTGACGTTATCAAGCCCACCAATATCCTCCCAAGAGACATTAGGAACTTCAACAACCTGAATCCAGAAAGGGAAGTCAGCACCCAGAAAAGAGCAACTCAAACAAACAATTATGGACAGGGAACTCACAGTTTCACGAAGAGCAGATGGGTTGCTTGTTCCAAGTGCAGTCTTGAAATGGTCATTTGTAACAGCCATCGAGTTCAATATCTCAGCATCAATTGTCTCATCCTCAAGATCAATGATGTCCATCTTCTCACGAATGCACTGAAGAGCAGCCTCAGTGCAAAGAGCAGCAAGATCAGCACCAACATATCCATGGGTATCCTTGGCAATGAGTTCCAAATTAACCTGGAAATTACAGAAAATGGACATCAAACAATGCTAGAAAAGATATTATCACAGCCTAAAATGCAATTGATCATGAATAAAATGGGCACTTACATCTTCAGCTAGTTTCATGTTCTTAGTGTGAATGCGGAGAACCTCAAGCCTTCCAACTTCATCAGGAACACCGATGTCAATTTCCCGGTCAAACCTTCCAAATCTTCGAAGAGCAGGATCAATGCTGTTTGGTCGGTTTGTAGCACCCATAACAATAACATGGGAACGAGCTTTGAGTCCATCCATAAGAGTCAGTAGCTGTGACACAATACGACGCTCCACTTCTCCATTGGTCTTCTCTCTCTTGGGAGCAATGGAATCAATTTCATCAATGAAAATGATAGATGGAGCATTCTTCTCTGCTTCTTCAAATGCCTTCCTGAGATTGCTCTCACTCTCTCCTGCTAGCTTTGACATAATCTCTGGGCCATTGATAAGGAAGAAAAAGGCTCCAGTCTCATTTGCAACAGCACGAGCAATAAGAGTCTTTCCAGAACCAGGTGGTCCATACAGCAATATGCCCTTTGGTGGCTTCACACCAATAGATTTGAAAAGCTGAGGATGGCGCAGTGGAAGCTCAACAAGCTCCCTGATTTGGGCCATCTGCTTCCTAACTCCACCAACGTCATCATAGCCAACTTCGTCAAGACGTTCCTCATCCTCCCTCTTAATAGGCTCTCCATCACAAAATATTTCAGTATCTGGTGCAACGATGCAATACTCAGCAGGGTCAGTCTCTATCACTTTGAACTCCACACTTCGCATTCCACCCCTGACAAGGAAAAGATCGCCTTTCCTAACCGGGCGGTATGCTTCCAGGAAGTATGCTGCCGAATTCCATAAGAAGCGCAATTGTTAGAAAATGGTAGAACAGCAATCAGGTTTAATATGACATAACAAAACAAGATAGGAACATATTATAGCTACAGGTAGCCTAAATGTTAGACATTTCCCTGTTCAGAATTCAGGAAACCTTTGACAACAGGAAAGATACGAGCAGTGTTTCAATTAAAATTATAGTTAAGTACAGTGTAGCCATGCTTAAGGAACAGTGCAAGATAAACTTGATCAAGTAAGAACAATAATCACAAGATCAGGAACTTACGTTTCAAGAAGGCATCAAACAGGTTCCCTGTAATGCCTTCAACTGTATCATCAATTGGAAGAATGTGTACACGCTTCCCATATTTCACATCCTGGCACTGGTGGACAGAAACCACATCACCAAGCCTCACCCTCAGGTTCTGGCGGACAACCTTGTTCATCCGGACCTTCGGCTCCTCACAGGTTTCATCCGCAAGGACAATGCAAATAGTGTCTTTCCTCTTCTTACCCTATATAATGCAAAACATAAGGTGAGAAATTGAAACATGCACTAAAAGTGGCAATATGGTTCACTAACAAACATCTGGCATCAACCTCTAGGAAGTAAAGAAACAAACTTACAAAAAGATAGACAATTACCAATTAATCATTAACCCAGGAATACAGAATTACAAGTAAAACCATGACATCCAATTGCCTATGAATTATGGGATCTCCATCCAAcagaaaaacaagaatcaaTTTGAATAAAACTATCGTAAGTTCCTCAGTCTTAACAATTTAAGATATTCATGCAAAAAGACTAGTTGCATTTAAATCTAGAACAGATGTATTACAAGAACATGTTTGCAAATAAGAAACATCATGTTGTCAAATACCactgaagcaaaaaaaaatgtaaattgCTACTACGTTTAAATGAAGCAATGTAGCAGGAATGCAAATTGACGAAATTTAACCATCTACACGACCAGATGAATCTACAGCAGCACAAACTCTACTACCCAAGCATAACTGAAATTCAGAAACAAAACAATGACTTTACACTTTACGGTGATACAAGTTCCTTTTCCAATAGATCTGCAATTTAAATCTACTAATCCCACTCCTCAATTAATCATCGACACATCGATCCCGTGACATAAACAATCTGATAATCAGGTCAACATCCGTAAGCAGTAAACGAGCTCAGATTAGACAGTAATCCCACCTTGAGGAGCACGGTGTCTCCGCGGAAGAGCTGCAGCCTCTCCATGGTGTCCGGGTGCAGCGCGACGACGGAGTTGTCGTCGTTGGTGGCCTCGTCGACGACGAGGCGGTTGGGCGACTTCTTCCTCTCCAGGATCGCCGTCGAGTAGtccttcttccccttcctgCACACGCCAACACCGGTAAAACCACCATCAAACAAATCCCCAACCTCAGAATCGCAAAAACACCGGTCAGATCGGAGCCGGGGACCCCAAACCCTAGGGAAGTCCACCAGATCGGATCGGCCGGGGAAGGATGGGAGGAAAGGGAGGCGCGAGATCTTACGGATCGGAAGCGGAGGCCGACGGCTCCCCTTGGCTCGCCATgtcggcggctgcggcggcggaggtaggTTTCGGGTTgttggccggcggtggcgttaattgcagcggcagcggcgagagGATGCGAGAtgtggaggagccgaggaggggaTTAGCGTTCCTTTATAGCTTCTTTCTTGCAGCGGGGGTTTGGGACTCGGAGGCCCGCGTCACCGAGTATGTCACTGACTCGAGGGCCCGGACCCGTGCTCGACCCACCGGGCAGGGAACGTTCGGGAGACCTCTGGTGGTAGGGGTAAGTCTCCGAGCCGGAGCCGTCGCGGatggggcggaggaggggggaggggccCATGCCGACGTGTGGGGACCACGTGGAAGTGActcgggggcgggcgggcgggcggtgaCGGAGTGCAGGAGAATAAGGGTGGATCGTGCTCGTCGCGTGCGAGGTTGGAGAAGGGCAAGGAGAAGGGAAGAAGTTTGGTATCGTTGACTCTGTATCTTTTCCGAGTCTTGTATCCGAAGGCGAGGGGGAGTAGGAAATGCAAACTGGAATAAAAAATCTTTATGTTTAGGGACCCAAACGGGAAAGAGTCCGGTCCTACCTTTGAAAAAACAGGGATTTTAGTACGAGTCCTGGGCGGTTTACAGTAATATATTcatctttttttgaaaaaaattcaaCTTCAAAAACTCTGTCAGTTTCATTCGGAGTTCCATGCACACCTCACACTTCGCTACATGGATTGATGTTTAGGGACCAGGCACCAGTGGAGCATAGACTAGGACTCCTCACCAAATGGAAGGTGACAGATCGATCTTAAATTAAGCCTGCTTGTAAGTGGAACTTTGAGGAGCTTTCTATCTAGAGCAAGCGAAATTATAAATCTCTGGTTTCATGAAAAAGGAAAGATATATAGGGATAAAGAACAGAGAATACATCAGCCTTTCAAGTCAGACTTCGGAATGTGAAGGGAGGCTCTTGGTTCAAGTCACGCTTgatctaggccttgtttagttggccaatttgggaggtgccaaattactgttacagcactgtagcacactgtagcgtttcgtttgtatttgtgaattattgtccaaatattgactaattaggctcaaaagattcgtctcgtaaagtacaacaaaactgtgcaattactttttaatttcatctacatttagtactccatgcatgtaccgcaagtttgatgtgatggggaatcttctttttgcatagtgtcaaagttggaagttgggagtaactaaacatggccctagcTTTGTTGCCAAATGTTACGGAGCCTAGAGACATGGCACATGTGTAAGAAGTGAAGAGGGACTCCCACCAACCAAGTGTTGATGAGTTATTTGTCTAAAAAAAATGTCTATGTTGTTTTTGGACTTAGGCCACAAATTTGAACCGGTAGCCGATGTGCGagcctaagggggtgtttggaaggagggggttaaattttagcccccgtcgtatcgaatgtttggacactaattaggagtattaaacctagactaattacaaaactaattacacaactcctaggctaaatcgcgagacgaatctattaagcctaattagttcatgatttgacaatatggtgctacagtaaccattcactaatgatggattaattaggcttaatagattcatctcgcgatttagcctaggggttctgcaattagttttgtaattagtttatgtttagtcctcctaattagtattcgaacatccgatgtgatagggctaaagtttagccccctcctcccaagcACCCCCTAAGGAGGCAATCACCTCTCGCACAACTGAGGGTCCTTTTAGATGGActaaaactaaagtttagtGTTGTCTAAAGTTTAGAAGTCTAAATTTTAGTAGCATAAAATTGACCCTATCTTGTTTAGAGTCTGAGCTAATTTTTAGCTCATTTATCGATAAAAGTCCATTTTATCCTTATGGGGTGCAGGTGAAAAAATGTAAGGTTTTAGTGGATGGTATTTTTGTATTTTGCCATTCGTGTCTAAAATTAGCTGGTTTTCGAAGGCtaatgaactaaagtttagttgggtGGTTGGCTAATTTTAGCCTATATTTAGCCTCACTATTTGGATCATTAGGGCTTAATTTTTAGccgactaaagtttagcccctgtatCCAAATAGGACTAACTaaattctttttgaaaaaaataatcacacacacatacatattGATCTCTATGAACAGATACATGCACATCTGTAGGCACCTCCAAGAAACTATACCGGCAAATCTTGATGTTTTTGAGCTTTCATTCCTCTCCAATCTCCACTATCATAATCAAGTAGTTAGAGTTACATCGCTCAAAGATTGCTGCCCTACGGTAGGGTCTGCTACCGAACCGGCTCTCAACACGTGTCTATATCTCTTCACAGACCGGTGCTCGGTCAACGCATGTCTACTAGTGCTCGATCAATGAGTGTCTACATTTGGCAAATTGCATAGTCTTTACGTGTGAGAAAAATACTTCATCCTTGCCCGCGGAACAAATCGTCTCCGCCTGGTCATGTCTTGCCTTCGCTCACAACCCCTCCCTCGCAGCCGTCGCCTTCTCCTTCGGCTTCAGCTTCGGCATCGACGTACTTCAGTCGAACATCTATGCTCTGTCAGTTCCATGCCATGGGAAACATGTGTCCGGGGCGTCCTTCCCCGCGAAGAAATTGGCATGGCACACAGCTATGCCAACTTCTCCCCTCGCCATGTGCGCCTCCACCAGCTTCGTTGATGCCCCACAACGAAATCGAGGAGGCAGCACGCGTTCCAGCCCACTTCCTCCCGTTCACCTGCAGCCACCTCTTCTCCTCGCCATGGGTTCAACGGTGGTCTTCCAGCCCTCTGCATATTTTTCAATTTGTGCCACTGCAATGGAGTTCACAATTTGTGCCACTGCAATGGAGTTCAGCAGTAATTTTCAATCTCTTTTAAACGATGCAGCATACTTCACAATCACGTCTCAACTACTCGCCTTAGCCTTCCTGTGAGCCAGGGTACATGCCTTTTGTATTTTAAAAGTAAGTTGTTTTACAAATTAGAGCATGAGAACAATAGATTCCAAGTCATTCACAGTAGGGCATTGCATTAGTCTTATGTCTTACGCTCATGTCAACATGTGCTGTTAGCTACAGCCAAGGTCTACGTGAACCTTTGCTTCAATATTGCCTCTATAGATGATGttcaaaattaaaataatattgTGTAGTACATTTACCATGTTGCCAACTTGCTAATTACCCAGCGTCGTTGTCAACATTGACATTTCCGATTACTGAAATTCATGTAACAAGTTGCCAAGCAGAAGCAGGCGCGGCAAAGCGCGCCTCTCTTCCTAGTTTCAAATGTTTGTCCATGCACCACCCATCTCTGCCATTCCACTCTGCTGCGCCGGTACAAAAAGCCAAGCATCTATTAGAATTAGACTGGCTACAATTGAGTGGCACTATCACCGTCACCCGTCATGGGCTGCGACTATCATTGGACATTGGCGGTCCCATTGCTCACAATCCGTGCCCAGGCCCAACCCAAGCGAGCATTACTTTTTCAGAGGGGGTTCCGGCAGGCAAGATATTAGTCTGAACAATTATATTGATGTGCGAAGTTTTGCGTACATGATTTAAGAAgtgggagggaggaaggaaggatATGGTCTCTATGTCACATTACATGATTGATTACTCCACAACTGAACGCGACTAGAAGCGGGCATAGCGTACCTCCTCTAGTGAAACGGTCCGTCAATTTCACTCGTCTAGGAGGCCAATGCTATTTAAGATAAAAACGACAGTGTTTTTTTGAGTAAAAACGATAATATTAGAATGGCTTTAGGGGATGCACCACTAGAGGGGTGGAGGACCGTGCTGTTTTCCTATGAAAATTAACGTTTCTTTGAAAGGACATGCAACTGGGCCAAATTTCTTTCAGAGAATGTGCACTGGTACTGTCTTTGGGCCAACCCACCAGTAAAGTGAAGTAGCACCTAATGATGATTTGTGTGTGTGCTTTTTGCCACTTTCGGCCCAGTTTCATACTTTTCCTCGTGGAAAAAGTCTACATCACCCTCCTAACGTATCATAAATTGACCACATCACCCCTCCGGATGT encodes the following:
- the LOC101783353 gene encoding cell division cycle protein 48 homolog → MASQGEPSASASDPKGKKDYSTAILERKKSPNRLVVDEATNDDNSVVALHPDTMERLQLFRGDTVLLKGKKRKDTICIVLADETCEEPKVRMNKVVRQNLRVRLGDVVSVHQCQDVKYGKRVHILPIDDTVEGITGNLFDAFLKPYFLEAYRPVRKGDLFLVRGGMRSVEFKVIETDPAEYCIVAPDTEIFCDGEPIKREDEERLDEVGYDDVGGVRKQMAQIRELVELPLRHPQLFKSIGVKPPKGILLYGPPGSGKTLIARAVANETGAFFFLINGPEIMSKLAGESESNLRKAFEEAEKNAPSIIFIDEIDSIAPKREKTNGEVERRIVSQLLTLMDGLKARSHVIVMGATNRPNSIDPALRRFGRFDREIDIGVPDEVGRLEVLRIHTKNMKLAEDVNLELIAKDTHGYVGADLAALCTEAALQCIREKMDIIDLEDETIDAEILNSMAVTNDHFKTALGTSNPSALRETVVEVPNVSWEDIGGLDNVKRELQETVQYPVEHPEKFEKFGMSPSKGVLFYGPPGCGKTLLAKAIANECQANFISVKGPELLTMWFGESEANVREIFDKARQSAPCVLFFDELDSIATQRGSSVGDAGGAADRVLNQLLTEMDGMNAKKTVFIIGATNRPDIIDPALLRPGRLDQLIYIPLPDEQSRLQIFKACLRKSPVAKEVDLNALAKYTQGFSGADITEICQRAVKYAIRENIEKDIERERRRKDNPEAMEEDEVDDIAEIKAAHFEESMKYARRSVSDADIRKYQAFAQTLQQSRGFGSEFRFSEQSTTAGPAAAADPFASTGGADDDDLYS